The following proteins come from a genomic window of Doryrhamphus excisus isolate RoL2022-K1 chromosome 12, RoL_Dexc_1.0, whole genome shotgun sequence:
- the LOC131139328 gene encoding cytochrome P450 1A1: protein MVLMTVPFLGPVSISESLVAVATLCLVYLMFRSLRGVVPEGLKRLPGPRPLPIIGNMLGVGSRPYLSLTAMSKCYGPVFQIQIGMRPVVVLSGSETVRQALVKQGEDFAGRPDLYSFRFINDGKSLSFSTDQAGVWRARRKLAYSALRSFATLDGTTSEYSCMLEEHICKEGEYLIKRLNSVMKADGSFDTFRHIVVSVANVICGMCFGRRYDHDDQELVGLVSLSDEFGKVVGSGNPADFIPALQFLPSATMRKFVSLNNRFNDFVQKIVSDHYTTFNKDNIRDITDSLIDHCEDRKLDENSNIQVSDGKIVGIVNDLFGAGFDTVSTALSWAVMYMVVYPEIQERLHQELKNKVGLHRTPLLSDKSSLPLLEAFILEVFRHSSFVPFTIPHCTTKDTSLNGFFIPKDTCVFINQWQINHDPDLWKDPSSFKPDRFLSADGTELNKVDGEKVMIFSLGKRRCIGQVIAQQEVFLFLAILVQKMQFAAVPGEAVDMTPEYGLTMKHKRCQVRAIMRQRDEA, encoded by the exons ATGGTGCTCATGACGGTGCCCTTTTTGGGCCCGGTGTCCATATCGGAGAGCTTAGTGGCCGTGGCGACGCTATGTTTGGTCTACCTGATGTTCAGGTCTCTCCGCGGCGTCGTCCCCGAGGGGCTCAAGCGTCTCCCCGGCCCCAGACCCCTTCCCATCATCGGGAACATGCTGGGCGTGGGCAGCAGACCGTACCTGAGTCTCACCGCCATGAGCAAATGTTACGGACCCGTGTTCCAGATCCAGATCGGCATGCGTCCCGTGGTGGTGCTGAGCGGCAGTGAAACGGTCCGGCAGGCTCTGGTCAAGCAGGGCGAGGACTTCGCCGGCAGGCCTGACCTGTACAGCTTCCGCTTCATCAACGACGGCAAGAGTCTGTCCTTCAGCACGGACCAGGCCGGCGTCTGGCGGGCTCGCCGCAAGCTGGCCTACAGCGCCCTGCGCTCCTTCGCCACGCTGGACGGCACCACGTCCGAGTACTCCTGCATGCTGGAGGAGCACATCTGCAAGGAGGGCGAGTATCTCATCAAACGGCTCAACAGCGTCATGAAGGCCGATGGAAGCTTCGACACCTTCCGCCACATCGTGGTCTCCGTGGCCAACGTCATATGCGGCATGTGCTTCGGACGCCGCTACGACCACGACGACCAGGAGCTCGTCGGCCTGGTGTCGCTCAGCGATGAGTTTGGCAAAGTGGTGGGCAGCGGCAACCCCGCCGACTTCATCCCGGCGCTCCAGTTCCTGCCCAGCGCCACCATGAGGAAGTTTGTCAGCCTCAACAACCGTTTCAACGACTTCGTGCAGAAGATCGTCAGCGACCACTACACCACCTTTAACAAG GACAACATCCGGGACATCACCGACTCCCTCATTGATCACTGCGAGGACAGGAAGCTGGATGAGAACTCCAACATTCAGGTGTCGGATGGGAAGATCGTAGGGATCGTCAACGACCTCTTTGGAGCTG GCTTCGACACCGTCTCAACCGCCCTTTCCTGGGCAGTCATGTACATGGTGGTTTATCCGGAGATCCAGGAACGACTTCATCAGGAACTGA AGAACAAAGTCGGACTTCACCGCACTCCTCTTTTATCCGACAAAAGCAGCCTCCCCCTGCTGGAGGCCTTCATCTTGGAAGTCTTCCGGCACTCCTCGTTCGTGCCTTTTACCATCCCCCACTG CACCACCAAGGATACGTCTTTGAATGGCTTCTTCATCCCCAAAGACACCTGCGTCTTCATCAATCAATGGCAGATCAACCATGACCC CGACCTCTGGAAGGATCCGTCGTCCTTCAAACCGGACCGCTTCCTGAGCGCCGACGGCACGGAGCTCAACAAGGTTGACGGGGAGAAGGTGATGATCTTCAGTTTGGGCAAGCGGCGCTGCATCGGCCAGGTCATCGCGCAGCAGGAGGTTTTCCTCTTCCTGGCCATCTTGGTGCAGAAAATGCAGTTTGCGGCCGTACCCGGGGAAGCCGTGGACATGACACCCGAGTACGGCCTCACCATGAAGCACAAGCGCTGTCAAGTGAGGGCCATCATGCGACAACGTGACGAGGCGTGA